The DNA window actcattccttaatctccgtgccgaaaatgaaatgtgcgagtagtccgggacggagggagtatgtgtaACTAAGGATCAAAGAATATaagttaattagaataaatacacgaataaagaaaatatgtgtgagtaaagatcAAAGAGTAGAAATTGGAATAAGAAACGTACAATAACAATATACTCATATtagataattcaaaaaatagtttaattaattaactatacatttttaaataaatattaactaaacactttaaaatatataatacatatagagCAAAAACACTTCAATGACATACTACAACTTCATATaaaaatagtaggagtattattttaatattcagTTAAACTcaagaataattaaaattaatttatgtactttagtttaatattaaatttattatcataaaattaatattagtgtgtAATATTAATTGAGAAATTAACTAAGTTTATTATATTATTcagtaaaaaacaaattattattgcatggagtatattttattaacaaTTATTTTTGGCCATGGATATtgcttaatttattaaaaatttgacagatataaaataaattaatcgtCCCAAGTCCCAACAACCAAATTAAACCCCCTTCACTAAAAAAGAGAATATcaattagtataaaattattatatcactattattatttattgtagaaaatacataaaaaggCCTGCAATAAAGCCCAAATATTTAActacataaattaatatttaatctaACCCTAATACTTCTTCACACACAAGAGGCGCCTCCATtaccccccctctctctctcttcccaaTTGAATATGCTACTACCGCCGCTCCTTCCACCCGCCCCGACGCGCAGCCGCTCCCTCCACCCGCCTCGTCGCTCCACCGCCCTGCATCGCCGGTTCATCCGCCGTACTTCACGCCTGCTTGCTTCGCACCAACCTCGGCCAGCCGCCGCCTCTGGCAGCTCTCTCGGTCAGCCGCCTACCGTTTTCCGctgcttttctttttctccttcgtCTACTTTTCTTCTTCTCGCCATTGTGTCATAACTCTCTCGGTTTCACGCCCCACCCCAGTTGTTGCCGCTGCGGCCCCCGACAGCTACTACATTCGGTGGTTGGGCTTGCTGCCGTCACTCTCTGTTCCTTCATGCCGGCGTTGTCGTTGTTCACGGTGAGAAATCTTTCTCTTAATTATATTCATGTTTTACAGAATttgtaaaataaagttgatatTTTGGTGTTCAAATTTTCAGAAACGGGTAGATTGAAAAATACTACCTTTGTCTATCGCCGGAGTGATCGACGGATTCCGGGTTGACTCACTCCCATGAGATAAGCTGCAATCAAAAAAATAGTTTACATTAGTTCACATGAATGAATAAACACAGTCTTTGGAGAAAACcagttgagagagagagaatgagggCCATGGTTAGTGAATGGTTAAGTTTATAAATGTCTTAAACTTCTCACAGAAGCCATTTTTTTCTGCATCTCATTGGGCCAATTTTTATCCAATAATATTTGCCTTTTTTTTCCCCAATAAATAGTTTTCCCGCTCAAATGTGTGCCACATAGACTTCCAAAAACTGTCCctttagatattgatagattttaCTCCTATTAGTGACCTTCGCCCACgcctaattaaatattttcgtTTTTAACATATTCttaacaaacataaaaaataacacaaattattatatttaaaatttatagtatataaGGAGTACTAAATATTCATATAATTAAAGTATAGCATAATATtacataaaatgaaagaaatgtTGTAGGGTAATaccaaaattagaaattaattaaattacaaattaaaagttagaaatttaaaatttaaaaataaaaagacaatTAATCCAatgtagaaaaataaaaaaataaaagtaaaaatatttAACCTAACAGCCACTAATATGGCGCCACATGTTTAAGCCCCTCACTTTTCTTGGGGTTGGCTGACACACTCTTTTGGAAGAGGGTCacctaaaatatttaaatttacaatttttttttgctaaatgtTGTTTGTCTTTTGTGTATGACCCTCTATGAGGGTCACCGCTGGTGATAGTCTTACACACTCCAATAACTActatctcacttcatttattacacactccaccaatttcttaaaactcgtgtcataattaaatcttactctgaaactgggacggagggagtattgtatAAAGATAATGAAGGTTTTCGAAAGAATTCTTTTGAATTAGTTAAAAAAGTATTGACATCAGAGATTGGAGGTCGATGTCATAATGAAATGAACTACTTACATGATTTATAAGTTGCCGTCCGATAAGTTATGTGTTAAGAGAGGACGTCGAGTTAggcataaaaaaacacataaaatattGATTGTATGGAGATGAAAATTCCAACTCCACAAATCTCATTTTCTAGTGTTCCTTTCAGTTTTCAAGTTATAGAAATTTGTTgcattaccaaatttaaattagAATATAAAACTTTTACGAATATATGTTTTCATTCTCGATGATATAATGAACAAGTACATTACAACTTTATCAAGTTTTCAATAATGACTAGCATTAAATGCGGGAATAAATGTGGAAAGTTAGAATGAATACGTTACCACTTTATCATAAAAAATACGTCAAATGTTGTGTTGTGTTTTCTATAATAGATTCATTTAAATCTATACGTAATCTCACCACGTTAATTTGCTGAGTTTTCTAAAATAGCTTCATTTCAATATATATACGTAATCTCACATTAATTTGCTGAGTTTCTAAATTAGCTTCATTTTAATCTACACGTAATCTCACATTAATTCTGATTACTAGTAATATAATTTGGGTTtctttcaaatatttcaaatttccactaaattaaatttcattactTTCTGTTTTTGTCACATCCATTTTCACTTACTGAGAAAGTGGAGAAATTGGGCActatgtataatttttttaaggcTATGAATGAGtatattgtaaaaaaaatgttttgcaGAAAAATTACATTATGCTTTTTTATACTCcgtatattataataatatattcttataaatgcatgaatattttttttataatggtTTTTTGTATATACAATAATGTTTCTTTTATGATATTGATTTTTATGTATGCATAATAATGCTCTATTTCATGTCAATTGTATATCACATAAAAtcaataattcaaattcaaaccTAGTTAATTAAGGAAATGAGTGTTAATTTGACCATCTCCCCTTAAATGCTATTGCATAAATAAGTTAGTTAGATGTCACATGGATGTATTAAAAGTATCCATTTAATTTGGAGGAATGAAATGCAATAGCATATCTATAATTGAATCCAATATTCGTTTTGAATGGCTTTACAGTGTTAATCAGCTACATTTGCAAATAGGATTTACCTAATTTCGTtctaaattcgaatttaaaaaaaaaaatctgtcCACGCCgactgattttatttttataataatagtgATCTCATtgtttatagtagtatttataaaaacatgtacctcattttatatattattaacaTACATATACAATCATAATTACGGTCggtgaatataaaatataagtggCATGTGCCTCGTGTTATCAATTTGTTGCGTAAATTGTTGTATCATGTTCCTTTATTCCAGACCATATGCTCAAAGAGGcttaatttatttgtaaaactTTCTCATGTTTAAGTTAGTTACAACTGattaattcaaataaacaatGTTAATTGTAACTGATatctaaattgtaaaatttcTCATGTCTAAGTTATTGCAACTGATTAAGTAAAAAAAAGGTTAACTGCAATTGTTACCTAGATGGCTGAATTGATACCTTAACAAACGAGTCCTATTTATTTGATACATTTGATTTATAAACCTTAATTTGGACATAAAAACGTCTTAGGTGGCTTTTTAAGGCCGTCATCAAACCCTAGGGCTCAGCCCTGAACCGGCTGTAGGGCCAAGGGAATTTCGGATGGAGCGGTGAAACACATACATTGGAAAGAACACTAATAACGAAAGTAGTATCTCGAtcgaaaaatatattttaaacacaaaaaaagGGCACAAAAGAATTTTGAAACTGCTTTTTGGAACAATAAAGAACATCATGACCCGACAAAACAACACAATCTTCTTTAGCATACAGAAAAAAGGGAAAAGGCAGAATAAAGATGAAACCTGCCTTTTATTGAGGAAATTGTGAATCCATATATACATGTAGAACTACAAACTAAACTGCAGAGAAATGTTTAGAGTCTTTTATCCACCTTCAGTATTAATCGTCCGAGCCAAGGACCTGCTGCTTAAGCTCTTCGACTCTGGCGAACAATTCATCTCTGTTTTTCTGCAGACCAAAGATGAAGAACAGCTTTAACTTGCAGCAGTGACATGGAAGAGAAAATGATTTAAAATCGGAAAATGTAGTTGCAAACCTTTAAAACTAGATATCGAGAGCTGAACCACAGAGTGTAGCCAAGGCCGACAAGTTCCAAGGCTTTTGGTAGCTGTTATTAGATCAGTGCCATGATGTGGTCAGTAAAAGCATGACACGAAAAGGCAAATATGGATGGGGAATGAGTGCTCACCACAGGGATTGAATCAATGGCACTAACGATAGCAGCTACTAACCAAAGTGCAACAGCGCCACCACTACCAAAGGCGAGAAATGAATATGTTTCCTCGTAATCCAACTGAAATCAGAGTGCAAATATCATAATTAGCGAAAACAACAAGTTAACTGTATGCGATATAACagtaaaaacaacttcatacaTCAACTGCACTGCAACTGAAGGGACTTATTCTCCATGATCAAGGTTGATGATTTGATCAGATCAtgaatgtaatttgtaaaccaGAATGTCAGATGCTTTCTACTAGAAGAAAGGATAGGGTATCAAATTACATGCGCTCATTCTCTTTGGATATAGTCATCATCTGATTTCTTAAGGAAAGCAAAAATGTTGAGAGGCAGTTACTTTTCTTATGCCCTCTCTTGTTCCTTGGCACACCAGTGACAGAGACTGGTGTACTATATGTATGTGACCACTTTGAGCAGTCAAAATTCTTCTGTTCACACAGAATTGGAGCCCTGACCTTGACCAATACCAAAAAGCTTGATACTTTTTAAGCCAAAACAAATGTGTGTCACAGAAGCTTATTTTCAGTCCAAGCCAAGCAGTTATATAAAGGTAAAGTTGTCATGGTCGCCAATATAGAGAAACCATTACATCAGATAATGCAAGATCTAAACCACTAGTGAGGTAACAGGCAACATAAGTGTCCGCTCAATAATCCTATTCCCAGATCCATATTTCATTCGCCCAatttcaaagccaaaaactGTCCCACACAATCCATCATTCACTAAGCATGCAAACCTGAGGAATTCcactaatatataaaaaggaAACAGTACTACTGTACGTATAACTGACTTTACATGGCCACTAAAGTCGTTTGCATTTACAGGTCACACAAGGAAGCATATATTGATTTCTATTCCTATACCATATAGTAACTGTTTTATAGTTATATCAATTAATTGCATTCTACATGTATTTTTATACATAATCATTTCCCATGCATTATTAATGTAGAGTATTCACAATATAAAGTATGAACAAATGGATGACAAAATCATTGGGTTCACATTTGCATAATTGGAGATTGCAAATAATGAATGGaaaatatagtaataatatTACGAAAATTTTACCAGAAAGATGCATGCTTCATGCAGGTAACTTAACTTCTCAAGACATATTCATTTCTTCCATCACCAAGTTACTTCTACAACCATTATATAATATCCTAGCAGCCAAGCTATCATCTTAGATTGTGAACACAGACTATGATTATGGACTAAGAAAAAATAACCATGTCCATGAGTGCAGAAGCAACCTCTTGCTAGTAAGCATGGAGATCCAAATAACAATACAAAACTTCGATACACATACAAGTCTTTTAACAAATGAAGTGGGAAGTTTTATGTCTATCATttctttgcatattttatttGTCAAAATTATTCTTTTTAACACTTTTAAAAGCACAACATATTGTTAAGTAATGCATTTTGCCATGATTAGCTAGAAAAGACATGCATCCCCAacagtataaaaaaattacagtCCTGCAAACTAAAATGCCATTAGGCTGCTCAGATAACCGCTCAGGATCGACATTCCAGTCGATGCTTCACCAAGCATTTTAGAGCTCTCTGAACTGAATGTACTCATCATAGCAACCAAGTCAACAAAAGCTCGCAAAAATCTACCCCTCATTTAATCCATATTCAAAGATTTGACCCAATAGAGCCTTGAATAAGATTTCAATCCCCATATGGTAGAATAAGCACTACATCAAACCTAAAAATCAAGATATTATGCTAATTGCACACGCGAATATGCGCTTAAACCAACCTAGTAGCTAATCGGACCATTCATCTGTTAAATAACAAGCCAATTCAAGTTATATTCTATCAAATCAAGCCATTCTGCaattgataaaaatagataGACTGAGTAGAAATAAACCTTTATATTGAGACCCTCCAAGAACTTAAACAGTTTCAGCGGATTATCAAACAATGAACCTTCTTGTAGCTCTTGATCAAGCCGAGACTCATAATCATCAGTATTTTCAACGGGCTGAGCTTCATCGACTGTCTTAGAATCGTCTTTCACATAGGCGGTTGCGTCAGCTGAGATCTCCTCCGATGTCGTTGACCTCAGAGATAAACCTCTATGGTGCTTCAATCCTGTAAATCGTTACCACAAACAGTTAGCTCTAAAATTCTATAGCCAAAAAATCAGGACTTGTATGAAATTGGCTAATCTGCTAGCAATTAACTGAAATTCATTGCCTAAATTTTGAAAAGGAGAGGAGAAGTTTACTGAATGAATAATCAAACAGTAGCAAATGCGAAACCTAAAATTAAGGAAATTCCATTATTAATTACCAAAGCTGAAGATTGGGTGATTGTAGAGTAAGGGAGAATGTGTATTGGAACGGAGGAGAGGTTGAAATTGAACGGTGGTGGGGGGAAAGCGGTTGAGATGTAGCGGCGGAGGAGAATTGGAGATAGGTGGAGATGTGCAAAGCTCCATTGAAgttggaaagtgtgaaagttAAAGAGAAGACTGAGATTTGGGGGCGACTTTTGTGTCTAGTTTATGTCCTAAACCATTTACCTTCTTGTTTCATCCGTTTCATTCAAAATCAACCATTTTTCTTTACACATTTACAACGAAGAAactaatattttcatttttaatatgtaTCAATATGAATGTAACATTCTTAAAAAAAGCCCATGTCACTTTGAATGTGACCGAAAAAATATTTACTAATTATAAATGATTTTATAGGGTCAGTCAGACACAATAAAGAATGTTGTTGTCAGCATCGCAAGGCAGAGGAGTCAGACACAATGAAGAATATTGTTGTCAGCATAGCAAGGCAGAGGGCAGTAGCGACTGTAACTAATAACGGATGACAGGCATTCTTAAACCTTTGAAGTTGGATTGTCGGATAGTAGAGCCATTGTAATTGACAATAGTGAAAGTGAACCTTCGAAATTGGGGCAAGGCTGCCGCACAACGAGGATCAACGCTAACGGTCAATTTTAATGAACTTTTCTGACCTTCTATGAGTCGGCGGCAAGATCGATCATACTCTCAATCGTACCTGGATCCGTTGGGTGGCGGCAATATTTCAATGCTAAATTGGTAGTTCATTTTATGTACTAAAATTGAGATATTTTGTGTTGATATTGCTTGTATGTCGATATATCATTTGTTAATTGGTACTTTGTCAAAATGATCTCCAAGTATACATAGCACGCCTATGAATAGTTTATTGCAAATAACgacatttcaaataaattagtcatttaaaaaaaaggaaagcgATGTAGTTACATCCATgtacataaataaaatagtaccaGTACATATGAAGTATGttacaatacaaataaaatcaaaattatgaatttCAATCATGTAAAATGAGGAGCGAACTTTATGTCGTGCAAGACTCGATGATCCTTCAAAGGAGGTTAGGCTGACTAGCCCGGTCGGATGAGCAGTCCTCTCGTTTTCTTACAGCTTTCGGCCAGTCCTGATCTCGTACATAGCCAGCCTCCG is part of the Salvia splendens isolate huo1 chromosome 22, SspV2, whole genome shotgun sequence genome and encodes:
- the LOC121787970 gene encoding protein CURVATURE THYLAKOID 1D, chloroplastic-like, which codes for MELCTSPPISNSPPPLHLNRFPPTTVQFQPLLRSNTHSPLLYNHPIFSFGLKHHRGLSLRSTTSEEISADATAYVKDDSKTVDEAQPVENTDDYESRLDQELQEGSLFDNPLKLFKFLEGLNIKLDYEETYSFLAFGSGGAVALWLVAAIVSAIDSIPVLPKALELVGLGYTLWFSSRYLVLKKNRDELFARVEELKQQVLGSDD